Proteins encoded by one window of Tunturibacter psychrotolerans:
- a CDS encoding MarR family winged helix-turn-helix transcriptional regulator translates to MMKRILIHFHSQMDEALRPQGVTIAQLRLLKTIREEPGASGAQLARSCYMTPQSAQSLLTGLQRDGWIVRSKGRGNDRILAARVTPEGEKLLETAEKAAKLIEAKLWRGVTEDSVEALNGVLEQCLANLGSESNGV, encoded by the coding sequence ATGATGAAGCGCATCCTAATTCATTTTCACAGCCAGATGGACGAGGCCCTGCGTCCTCAGGGAGTTACGATAGCGCAGCTGCGTTTGTTGAAGACGATTCGGGAAGAGCCGGGGGCGTCGGGGGCCCAGTTAGCTCGGTCGTGCTATATGACGCCGCAGTCTGCACAGTCGCTGCTGACGGGGCTTCAACGAGATGGATGGATTGTCCGGAGCAAAGGGCGAGGGAATGACCGGATCCTTGCGGCCCGTGTGACCCCTGAGGGAGAGAAGCTGCTGGAGACCGCGGAGAAGGCGGCGAAGTTAATCGAAGCGAAGTTGTGGCGGGGGGTGACCGAAGATTCGGTCGAGGCTTTGAATGGGGTGTTGGAGCAGTGTTTGGCGAATCTTGGGTCGGAATCGAATGGGGTCTAA